AACACGACCGAAGGGTTGTCGGCCAGCGCCTCATGGATCATCTGGAAATCTTCTGCGGGTGCGCTCTTGTCATAATGGATCGAGACAAAATCGCCCGTGGCCGTCAGCCGCCGCGCCTGATCAATAACCCCTTGCGGGTCCTTGTGGGTCAATAGAATGAACGCAATGCGTGCCATGACGGGCAGTTTTTCCTGTCATTTCGGATCAAATTTTCAGAAGGCGTTGATAATCCTTCCGGCATTTGCTTTCTGTCTCTAACCATTTTCAGCGCGCGAACAAGCCGAACGGTACCTGTCAGCCAGCCTCGGCACTGCGAATCGCATATAGGAGTATCGAAAACATGGGCTTTCCGGGTGTCTGGATGACTGAAAGCGAAAGCATGGTTTATCGCGTGGTGCCCAAATGCGCCTGCTCGACCATTGGCCAGATCATGTTCTATTCGGACCATGGCCGTTTTTTCGATGGAGACATCCACGACTCGACCACCGGCCTGCACAAATGGTCGCAAGGCGACAGCCAGCCGCTGATAGACAAGGCCGTGCGCGCCCACAAGGCGCTGACCTATACCTGCGTGCGCAACCCCTATAACCGCATCCTGTCGTCGTTTTTCGACAAGATTGCCGGTATCCAGCGCAATGGCCGCCGCTATCGGGGCAATCTGGTACCGCAGCTGATCCAGCGCTACGGCGTGGATGTCGGCAGCCCCGAGAATGGTTTCGAATTCGACCAGATCGCCAGCTTTCGTCGCTTTCTGCTGTTCGCGCGCGACACGATCCGCTTTCGCCGTCCGATGGAGCCTGACATCCACTGGTCCGCGATGTCGGGCCATATCTCGACATTCATCGTGAATGGCGGACGCTACGATCAGATCTTCTTTACCGAGAAATTCAACGAGGGCATGCAAAAGGTTCTGGATGCCTGCGAAACGCCCTTTGCCGTCGATCTGGAATCGGTGCCGCGTTTCAATGAATCCGAAGGTCACGGCCCCAAACGCGCGCATAAGGTCAGCGAATATTTCGACGACCTGTCACGCCATCTGGTCTGGGAAATCTACAAGAGCGATTTCCAGCTGTTCCGCTATGATTTCGACGATCCGGACAACAAGCTGCCGACCGGCGAGGTCGATCTGGACGAGGTCCACGCGAAACTGGGCCGCTGACAAGGAAGGGGCGCAACCTTATGGCTGCGCCCCTTTTGCCGGATGATGATCCCGATCACTCAAGATGGCTTTCAAGGAACCACAGGTCCTTGTCGGCAGTGCGCGAGGCGGCGGTAAAGATATCCGCCGTATTGGCA
This is a stretch of genomic DNA from Paracoccus seriniphilus. It encodes these proteins:
- a CDS encoding sulfotransferase family protein, with product MGFPGVWMTESESMVYRVVPKCACSTIGQIMFYSDHGRFFDGDIHDSTTGLHKWSQGDSQPLIDKAVRAHKALTYTCVRNPYNRILSSFFDKIAGIQRNGRRYRGNLVPQLIQRYGVDVGSPENGFEFDQIASFRRFLLFARDTIRFRRPMEPDIHWSAMSGHISTFIVNGGRYDQIFFTEKFNEGMQKVLDACETPFAVDLESVPRFNESEGHGPKRAHKVSEYFDDLSRHLVWEIYKSDFQLFRYDFDDPDNKLPTGEVDLDEVHAKLGR